A window of Flavobacteriales bacterium genomic DNA:
TCAAGATCTGAATGAAGCTGAAGTTTTTACAAATTGTGCCTTTATCTACTGGTTATCCGTAGGCTCCTTCATCAACCTCTATCAGATCGTAGAGAACGATAACGGTCAGATCCGCCAGATAGGAACAGTCGATACCAGTACGGGCAAGGTGCAGGTCAGTGTATTCGAAGAACCCAAGGTACTCTTCGACTTTCCCATGAGCTATGGAGATGGCTTTACTTCGATCTACTCCAGTATGCCCGATACACTTGATACTGGATTCCAATCCGCACGTGCGGGTAGCTATTCCGTAATAGCCGATGCTACCGGTACACTGCAGCTACCCAACACGACCTTAGGCGGTATACTGCGACTCAAGACCATCGACACCGGTACCACGACCAACTACTTCAATGGGAATATGCTGAATACCAATTCCAGTACCATCACGAGCTATCAATACTATCTCCCAGGTGTTCCATTTCCGCTCTTCACTCAACGCAAGACCGAGATAGACTCCAACGATCCCATCTACGAGGGCGAGTACATTGCAAAAGGACTTCCGCTCGGTCTGCTAGAACCTACTACAGAAAGTCCATGGGAGCTCCTCAC
This region includes:
- a CDS encoding T9SS type A sorting domain-containing protein, which produces MKHATSLCLIWALLFPVISLQSQTLTEEQQTQLDALTSYLDNVTISASFFEDLEMLDEEDQDWDVTDLEIIPVNAELQARFKVCQDLNEAEVFTNCAFIYWLSVGSFINLYQIVENDNGQIRQIGTVDTSTGKVQVSVFEEPKVLFDFPMSYGDGFTSIYSSMPDTLDTGFQSARAGSYSVIADATGTLQLPNTTLGGILRLKTIDTGTTTNYFNGNMLNTNSSTITSYQYYLPGVPFPLFTQRKTEIDSNDPIYEGEYIAKGLPLGLLEPTTESPWELLTNPIADGMLMLNHSAEKDGPVLLQLFDIKGSMVFERTLTDPRNSPQIEVDVSEVPSGLYMLSIQDRGTVHGFQVVLQ